A window from Anaerobaca lacustris encodes these proteins:
- a CDS encoding discoidin domain-containing protein, with protein sequence MKIIASPRPYLSASLVCLIALTAACRGLADEVYRSSVAVSPTDTAQQIVEKAARVVPSRPQLEWQRCEYICFVHFGVNTFTAREWGTGMEDPKIFNPTNLDTDQWCRMMKAAGMSMVILTVKHHDGFCLWQTRYTDHSVASSPWRNGKGDVLRDLVTSCQKYGLKVGVYLSPADLYQIEHPDGLYGNLSEYTERTIPRPVPGRPFADKRTFTFRADDYNEYFMNQLFELLTEYGPIHEVWFDGAHPKRKGGQTYTHPQWYDLIRTLAPEAVIFGKGPDVRWCGNEAGGTRQAEWSVVPLPVSPDEFDWPDMTDTDLGSAARLARMAGKGGWLHWYPAETNTSIRHGWFWRDEQQFVKSTEEILDIWYRSVGGNTVFLLNIPPNRDGLFPERDSKVLEEVGQILRQTFAVDLAKGATAAASATRGVGFEASKAIDGDFDTCWMPPEGTTQAELVMTLAGAKTFNRVMFQEQIQDFGQRIARFAVDAMVDGRWQQIADGQTVGYKRISRTQTVTSDKIRIRVLDSRICPTISNVGVYFEPVRLSDPKFSRDSQGNVTIYCEPAGPVIRYTTDGGTPTSQSPIYTSPIPLPLGGTIKAVAIDPTGETAGRVVTATFDIARAGWKVVRASSEQPPNETAANAIDGDPGTIWHTQWSGDSPSHPHEIVIDLGKTYTLTGFTYLPRQDSQSNGTVVDYEFHVSRDGTQWRRPAAKGSFGNIKNNPVEQTVRFERLVQGQFVRFVGLSAVDGNPWMSVAELGVITADTP encoded by the coding sequence ATGAAGATCATTGCCTCGCCACGACCGTATCTCAGCGCCTCTCTGGTTTGCCTGATTGCCCTGACCGCTGCGTGCCGCGGCCTGGCGGACGAGGTCTATCGCAGTTCGGTGGCGGTTTCGCCGACGGACACGGCCCAGCAGATCGTCGAGAAAGCCGCCCGCGTGGTTCCGTCGCGGCCGCAGCTCGAATGGCAGCGGTGCGAGTACATCTGCTTCGTCCACTTCGGCGTCAACACGTTCACCGCCCGCGAGTGGGGCACGGGGATGGAAGATCCGAAGATTTTCAATCCCACCAATCTCGACACCGACCAGTGGTGCCGGATGATGAAGGCGGCGGGCATGAGCATGGTCATCCTCACCGTCAAACACCACGACGGGTTCTGCCTCTGGCAGACGCGCTATACCGACCATTCCGTCGCGTCGAGCCCCTGGCGCAACGGCAAGGGCGACGTCCTGCGCGACCTGGTGACGTCGTGCCAGAAGTACGGACTGAAGGTCGGTGTCTACCTCTCCCCGGCTGACCTGTACCAGATCGAGCATCCCGACGGCCTCTATGGCAACCTGAGCGAGTACACCGAGCGGACGATCCCGCGTCCGGTGCCGGGCCGGCCCTTCGCGGACAAGCGGACGTTCACCTTCCGCGCCGACGACTACAACGAGTACTTCATGAACCAGCTCTTCGAGCTGCTGACCGAGTACGGGCCGATCCACGAGGTCTGGTTCGACGGCGCCCACCCCAAACGCAAAGGCGGCCAGACCTACACGCACCCGCAGTGGTACGATCTGATCCGCACGCTGGCGCCCGAAGCGGTGATCTTCGGCAAGGGCCCCGACGTCCGCTGGTGCGGCAACGAGGCCGGCGGCACGCGTCAGGCCGAATGGAGCGTAGTCCCGCTGCCGGTTTCGCCGGACGAATTCGACTGGCCCGACATGACCGACACCGACCTGGGCAGCGCCGCCCGGCTCGCCCGGATGGCGGGCAAAGGCGGCTGGCTGCACTGGTACCCGGCCGAGACCAACACCTCGATCCGTCACGGCTGGTTCTGGCGCGACGAACAGCAGTTCGTCAAAAGCACCGAGGAGATCCTCGATATCTGGTACCGGTCGGTGGGCGGCAATACGGTCTTTTTGCTCAACATCCCGCCCAACCGCGACGGGCTCTTTCCCGAGCGCGACAGCAAGGTGCTCGAAGAGGTCGGCCAGATCCTCCGCCAGACGTTCGCCGTCGATCTGGCCAAGGGCGCGACGGCCGCCGCCTCGGCGACGCGCGGCGTCGGTTTCGAGGCGTCGAAAGCCATCGATGGCGATTTCGACACCTGCTGGATGCCGCCGGAAGGGACGACCCAGGCCGAACTGGTCATGACGCTGGCGGGCGCCAAGACCTTCAACCGCGTCATGTTCCAGGAGCAGATTCAGGACTTCGGCCAGCGGATCGCGAGGTTTGCGGTCGATGCGATGGTGGATGGGCGGTGGCAGCAGATCGCCGACGGGCAGACGGTCGGCTACAAGCGGATCAGCCGCACGCAAACGGTGACCAGCGACAAGATTCGCATCCGCGTGCTGGACAGCCGCATCTGCCCGACGATCAGCAACGTGGGCGTCTACTTCGAACCGGTCCGACTGAGCGACCCGAAGTTCAGCCGCGACAGCCAGGGCAACGTCACGATCTATTGCGAGCCGGCCGGCCCCGTTATCCGCTACACGACCGACGGGGGCACGCCCACGAGTCAGTCACCGATCTACACCAGCCCGATCCCCCTGCCGCTTGGCGGCACGATCAAGGCCGTCGCCATCGACCCAACGGGTGAAACGGCCGGACGCGTGGTAACCGCGACATTCGATATTGCCCGGGCCGGCTGGAAGGTCGTTCGCGCATCGAGCGAGCAGCCGCCCAACGAAACGGCCGCCAACGCCATCGACGGCGACCCCGGCACGATCTGGCACACCCAGTGGTCGGGCGACTCGCCGAGCCATCCGCACGAGATCGTGATCGACCTGGGCAAGACATACACGCTGACGGGCTTCACGTACCTGCCCCGCCAGGACAGCCAGAGCAACGGGACCGTCGTGGACTATGAATTCCACGTCTCTCGCGATGGCACACAGTGGCGGCGTCCGGCCGCGAAGGGCTCGTTCGGCAACATCAAGAACAACCCCGTCGAGCAGACGGTGCGGTTCGAGCGCCTGGTGCAGGGACAGTTCGTCCGCTTTGTCGGCCTCTCCGCCGTCGATGGTAATCCGTGGATGTCCGTCGCCGAACTCGGCGTGATCACCGCCGACACCCCGTAG